One Blastocatellia bacterium DNA window includes the following coding sequences:
- a CDS encoding S9 family peptidase, whose product MQVLSALLIIFLIPVMSVMAQQSSLLTIRITDPNQIFSKVKENHQTYSAEHFMVTRFIDESDWSADGNTIAFISNMSGRRNIWLVAANGGWPKQLTISDQQQAYLTWSKDGKWIAFVSDYDGNEQWDIFLVSPLNGEVINLTNSPDSSEEFPSWSPDSSKLVYQIREKDSPSYEIQVIDISNHKVQKITTNTPNELSNDSPFWSPDGLHIGYTQFSADGATSNIFIAEIATGKTTNLTSKMESKLYSAKTWSTDGNKLLIASDAANGYENIGLFDIASKKIEWLTQDKSIAEAGSFSPDGKTISWVSNIDGNKEIFLYDIDKKEKYTLPIAKGVNTLGGDKTAFTKDGSKLLFYHNGPDSPKDIWVYLIKEKKSYQVTHSFVGAVKSEDLVQPFLIQYPSTDGKWQISAFVYVPHNLKRDKQNPAVVWIHGGPATQSVNWFNPIIQYVVNQGYLVIIPNYRGSTGYGTEFMNANKFDAGGGDLADIIAAAEWIKKTDYVDPKKLISMGGSYGGYLTSLALAKFPENWAAGVALIPFVNWFTEAENSDPASREYITSFMGDPVTNKDLWEDRSPIYFADKIKAPMLILAGDKDPRCPKSEAEQMASKIKKQNGIAELKIYENEGHGFSRIENEVDALKSISNFLKKYVPVNPKTQQ is encoded by the coding sequence ATGCAAGTACTATCAGCTTTACTAATAATTTTCCTTATTCCTGTGATGTCAGTTATGGCCCAACAATCATCTTTGTTAACTATACGAATAACTGACCCAAATCAAATTTTTAGTAAGGTCAAAGAAAACCACCAAACCTATTCTGCTGAACATTTTATGGTTACACGCTTCATTGATGAAAGTGATTGGTCAGCAGATGGAAATACTATAGCCTTTATTAGTAATATGAGTGGTCGCAGAAATATTTGGCTAGTTGCTGCTAATGGAGGATGGCCCAAACAACTTACTATAAGCGACCAACAACAAGCATATTTAACCTGGTCAAAAGATGGTAAATGGATAGCTTTTGTATCTGATTATGATGGAAACGAGCAATGGGATATTTTTTTGGTTTCTCCATTAAACGGTGAAGTAATAAATTTAACAAATTCTCCTGATAGTTCTGAAGAATTCCCTTCTTGGTCTCCTGATAGTAGCAAATTGGTTTATCAAATCAGGGAAAAAGACTCCCCATCATATGAAATTCAAGTTATAGATATTTCTAATCATAAAGTCCAAAAAATAACAACAAACACTCCTAATGAGCTTTCTAATGATAGCCCTTTTTGGTCGCCTGATGGTCTACATATTGGCTACACACAATTTAGTGCTGATGGTGCAACTTCAAATATTTTTATTGCTGAGATTGCAACAGGAAAAACAACTAATCTTACTTCAAAAATGGAAAGCAAACTCTATTCGGCTAAAACTTGGTCAACTGATGGAAATAAGCTTTTAATCGCTTCTGATGCAGCAAATGGTTATGAAAATATTGGATTGTTTGATATTGCTTCCAAAAAAATTGAATGGTTAACACAAGATAAATCAATTGCTGAAGCTGGTAGTTTCTCTCCTGATGGCAAAACTATATCTTGGGTATCAAATATTGATGGAAATAAAGAAATCTTTCTCTATGATATAGACAAAAAAGAGAAATACACTTTGCCTATAGCTAAAGGAGTAAATACTTTAGGAGGTGATAAAACTGCCTTTACTAAAGATGGCTCTAAGCTGCTGTTCTATCATAATGGGCCTGATTCCCCTAAAGATATATGGGTTTATTTGATAAAAGAAAAAAAATCTTACCAAGTTACACATTCATTTGTAGGTGCAGTAAAATCAGAAGATTTAGTCCAGCCTTTTTTAATTCAATATCCTAGCACTGATGGAAAATGGCAAATTTCAGCATTTGTTTATGTTCCACATAACCTTAAGCGCGACAAACAAAACCCAGCAGTTGTTTGGATACATGGCGGGCCGGCAACCCAATCTGTAAATTGGTTTAATCCTATAATTCAATATGTTGTTAACCAGGGATATCTAGTTATAATTCCTAATTATCGTGGCTCAACTGGTTATGGAACTGAGTTTATGAATGCAAACAAATTTGATGCAGGTGGGGGAGATTTAGCAGATATTATAGCTGCTGCTGAGTGGATCAAAAAAACTGATTATGTTGATCCTAAAAAACTAATATCTATGGGTGGTAGCTATGGGGGTTATTTAACTTCTTTAGCTTTAGCTAAATTTCCAGAAAATTGGGCAGCAGGAGTAGCATTAATCCCCTTTGTTAATTGGTTTACAGAAGCTGAAAACTCAGATCCCGCAAGCCGCGAATATATAACAAGCTTTATGGGAGACCCTGTTACTAATAAAGATTTATGGGAAGATCGTTCTCCTATTTATTTTGCAGATAAAATAAAAGCCCCTATGTTGATTTTAGCTGGTGATAAAGATCCTAGATGTCCTAAATCAGAAGCTGAACAAATGGCAAGCAAAATAAAAAAACAAAATGGTATAGCAGAATTAAAAATATATGAAAATGAGGGACATGGATTCTCTCGTATAGAAAACGAAGTAGATGCACTAAAAAGTATTAGTAATTTTTTGAAAAAGTATGTTCCTGTAAATCCTAAAACCCAACAATAA